Below is a genomic region from bacterium.
GTAATTACAAATGATGCGCCTATCTTTCCCATGTACTCTTTAGTTTTTTTGTTCATTAAGATTCTACAGTCAATACAAGGATTTAGATTTCTTCCATAGCCATATTTAGGGCTTTTTAACATCTTAAGATATTCAGTGGAGATATTGAACATTTTTAGCTTTATTCCAAATCTATCCGTTACTTTCTTTGCCTCATGTCCGCAACCACTTTCTTTGCGATTACATTGACAGAAAGGAGTGAAGAAATTAACCGCCTCTACTTCAATACCCTGCTCAAGAATAATCTTTATGGCTAAAGTACTATCTAATCCTCCTGAAAGTAAGGCTATTGCTTTCATTTTCATGGTCGCTTTTTTTATATGCTATACATCAAAGGCTGCTGCTGTTTCTCCCTGTGGCGTTTGACTATGTCCTCTAATATGGTAGACGCTAAAACCTCTGTAATCTTCTCACTCATCTGTTCCCATATCTCCCGAGTCACACAGGAATCAACTCTATGGCAAACTTTAGGTGAGCTAACACATTCTGCAACTGCTAAATTTCCCTCCAAGGCTCCAACTATATCTTTAAAAGTTATATCAGAAGGGTTTCTAGCCAAAGTATATCCTCCATGTGCGCCACGGCTTGAACTTATAAGTCCAGCGGA
It encodes:
- a CDS encoding 7-cyano-7-deazaguanine synthase, whose protein sequence is MKAIALLSGGLDSTLAIKIILEQGIEVEAVNFFTPFCQCNRKESGCGHEAKKVTDRFGIKLKMFNISTEYLKMLKSPKYGYGRNLNPCIDCRILMNKKTKEYMGKIGASFVIT
- a CDS encoding Rrf2 family transcriptional regulator; protein product: MMRISTKGRYGARLMLELALHYEKGTVLLKDIAKRQEISEGYLEHIVPILKSAGLISSSRGAHGGYTLARNPSDITFKDIVGALEGNLAVAECVSSPKVCHRVDSCVTREIWEQMSEKITEVLASTILEDIVKRHREKQQQPLMYSI